From a region of the Myroides sp. JBRI-B21084 genome:
- the murG gene encoding undecaprenyldiphospho-muramoylpentapeptide beta-N-acetylglucosaminyltransferase, which produces MKANPKFIISGGGTGGHIYPAIAIANEIKAQIPAAEILFVGAKDKMEMQKVPAAGYPIKGLWIAGIQRKITIDNALFPVKFLSSLIKSRKIIKEFKPDVVIGTGGFASGAVVKVAQQMNIPTVIQEQNSYPGITNKMLASKANAICVAYDGLSTYFKSNKIIKTGNPVRQDLLTIDSKRSEAQEFYRLNSNKKTVVILGGSLGARRINQLVEKELPFFKEQNIQVIWQCGKFYSNEYKKYHNNADVFVFDFIERMDLLFAAADVIVSRAGASSVSELAIVGKPVIFIPSPNVAEDHQTKNAKSITDKKAAILLKETDLDSQFQEQILHLITNNEVAEALSKNIKTLALPNATKDIVNEIFKLVK; this is translated from the coding sequence ATGAAAGCAAATCCAAAATTTATAATTAGCGGCGGCGGTACAGGCGGACATATTTATCCGGCAATTGCCATTGCAAACGAAATTAAGGCACAAATACCTGCTGCCGAAATTTTATTTGTTGGCGCAAAAGATAAAATGGAAATGCAAAAAGTACCGGCAGCCGGCTACCCTATTAAAGGATTATGGATTGCTGGTATACAAAGAAAAATAACAATTGATAACGCTTTATTTCCAGTAAAGTTTTTGTCAAGTTTAATAAAATCGCGCAAAATAATTAAAGAATTTAAACCCGATGTAGTTATTGGCACGGGTGGTTTTGCAAGTGGTGCTGTTGTTAAAGTGGCACAGCAAATGAACATTCCAACAGTAATACAGGAGCAAAATTCGTATCCGGGAATAACCAATAAAATGTTGGCATCAAAAGCAAATGCAATTTGTGTAGCTTATGATGGATTATCTACCTATTTTAAATCGAACAAAATAATTAAAACAGGTAATCCTGTACGTCAAGATTTATTAACAATTGATTCAAAACGCAGCGAAGCTCAAGAATTTTACAGATTAAATTCCAACAAAAAAACAGTTGTGATTTTAGGCGGAAGTTTAGGCGCTCGTAGAATAAATCAATTGGTAGAAAAAGAATTGCCTTTTTTTAAAGAACAAAACATTCAGGTAATTTGGCAATGCGGTAAATTTTATAGTAATGAATACAAAAAATACCACAACAACGCAGACGTTTTTGTATTCGATTTTATAGAAAGAATGGATCTGTTATTCGCCGCAGCCGACGTTATTGTTTCGCGCGCCGGAGCATCGTCAGTTTCTGAACTAGCTATTGTAGGTAAACCAGTAATATTTATTCCTTCGCCAAATGTTGCCGAAGATCATCAAACAAAAAATGCAAAAAGTATTACCGATAAAAAAGCAGCTATTTTATTAAAAGAAACCGATTTAGACAGTCAGTTTCAAGAACAAATATTGCACTTAATAACAAACAATGAGGTTGCCGAAGCATTGTCTAAAAACATTAAAACATTAGCATTACCAAATGCTACGAAAGATATAGTAAACGAAATTTTTAAGTTGGTTAAATAA
- a CDS encoding FtsW/RodA/SpoVE family cell cycle protein, translating into MRKLLSQFQGDKAIWAFVILLALLSFMPVFSASTNLVHVVGTGSITGLLFKHFGHIFVGILIIFLVHRIPFDRLKFIAPIAWAPVSIILFITAAQGMMIGGANASRWLKIPLINISFQPSSLGWISLIAYVSWFLWRFADEKYTFQKSLWFLGIPTFFVVGPILPSNLSTAAIILFTIILVLFVGKYPTKYFTKIIAAGAVIIALAILTFKAFPDIAPTRFNTWEARFNRFGSEDKDEDRYQIENAKIAIAQGQMFGVGPGKSVQKNFLPQSSSDFIYAIIVEEFGFMGGIGILAIYVILLFRFLVVSNKAPNLFGKYLAFGLGFSIVFQAFINMGVAVEIFPTTGQPLPLISSGGTSIWMTCVSLGVILSISRKEEQVKQQLADQQRKQEEFKRILEEQQAENDIDNNTNANPIFAVLNK; encoded by the coding sequence ATGAGAAAGTTATTATCCCAATTTCAAGGCGATAAAGCAATATGGGCATTTGTAATTTTACTTGCCCTACTCTCATTTATGCCTGTTTTTAGCGCCAGTACCAACTTGGTACATGTTGTTGGCACAGGTTCAATTACTGGTTTATTATTCAAACATTTTGGTCATATTTTTGTAGGTATCCTAATTATTTTTTTGGTACACCGCATACCATTTGATCGTTTAAAATTCATAGCCCCAATTGCCTGGGCACCTGTTTCCATAATATTATTTATTACAGCAGCACAAGGCATGATGATTGGCGGAGCTAACGCAAGCCGTTGGTTAAAAATTCCATTAATTAATATATCATTTCAACCTTCATCTTTAGGGTGGATTAGTTTAATTGCATATGTTTCATGGTTTTTATGGCGATTTGCTGATGAAAAATATACATTTCAAAAATCGTTATGGTTTTTAGGCATCCCAACTTTTTTTGTAGTAGGCCCCATTTTACCTTCAAATCTATCAACAGCTGCAATTATTTTATTTACAATCATTTTGGTATTATTTGTTGGTAAATATCCAACTAAATATTTTACAAAAATCATTGCTGCAGGTGCAGTTATTATAGCATTGGCTATATTAACTTTTAAAGCTTTTCCAGATATAGCTCCTACTCGTTTTAATACTTGGGAAGCTCGTTTTAATAGATTTGGTTCTGAAGATAAAGACGAAGACAGATATCAAATTGAAAATGCAAAAATTGCAATTGCACAAGGTCAAATGTTTGGTGTAGGGCCAGGTAAAAGTGTACAAAAAAACTTTTTACCCCAGTCATCTTCAGACTTTATTTATGCCATTATAGTAGAAGAATTTGGTTTTATGGGCGGTATAGGTATTTTAGCAATTTACGTAATTTTATTATTTAGATTTTTAGTAGTTAGCAACAAAGCACCTAATTTATTTGGTAAATATTTAGCCTTTGGTTTAGGTTTTTCTATAGTATTCCAAGCATTTATAAACATGGGTGTTGCGGTTGAAATTTTTCCAACAACAGGACAGCCACTACCACTTATAAGTTCCGGGGGAACTTCAATATGGATGACATGTGTATCGCTTGGAGTAATTTTAAGTATTTCTAGAAAAGAAGAACAAGTAAAACAACAATTGGCAGACCAACAACGCAAACAAGAAGAATTTAAACGCATTTTAGAAGAGCAACAAGCAGAAAACGATATTGATAATAACACAAATGCAAATCCGATTTTTGCAGTTTTAAACAAATAA